The Candidatus Hydrogenedens sp. genome has a window encoding:
- a CDS encoding DUF3810 family protein, with protein sequence MSSNPIPQPPQKKRIKKRTLLPWLLGVLFWCIFLLWYQYTPSNDTVEFFYSCGLYRANTLIFTLLQQTTTHSFAIWLVPSCILLFLILWIANWVYIRKKLKKSHFWGIFWLIKWTFILSGFLTVAYLGLWGAGYQRKPIEEKLSLEIAKPDEAEVKKIMEQLLFVIVDNNLPREQRNPKQSIQQISKTMQKIVAEWDEIPIYLPLHVRKTPPGMFLFNSTSGMCFPLTLEPHVDGALPPHAFVATASHELAHIAGFCGEADASFVGYVSALQSDDPFAQYSVALDIYERLASFLPGEERKKAIEQLPSEAQQDLKEEREIVNKYRVKWFSEISWKAYDKYLKSQGVKEGVRDYGRATNLFIAGIRKGLISLPEIQQYQPDNTPSSEEAMPVEEQNPEEEGNSDI encoded by the coding sequence ATGAGTTCAAACCCGATACCTCAACCACCACAGAAGAAGAGAATTAAAAAAAGAACCCTTTTGCCATGGTTATTAGGTGTTCTTTTTTGGTGTATTTTTTTATTATGGTACCAATACACCCCAAGTAACGATACTGTGGAATTCTTCTATTCATGCGGGCTTTACCGTGCTAATACTCTCATCTTTACCTTGCTTCAACAGACAACCACTCACTCTTTTGCAATATGGTTAGTTCCATCCTGTATCTTATTATTTCTCATTCTTTGGATAGCGAATTGGGTTTATATTCGTAAAAAGTTAAAAAAATCCCATTTTTGGGGAATCTTCTGGTTAATAAAATGGACATTTATCCTGAGTGGTTTTTTAACAGTGGCTTATTTAGGCTTATGGGGTGCTGGTTATCAACGGAAACCAATTGAAGAAAAACTTAGCCTCGAAATTGCAAAGCCAGACGAGGCAGAAGTGAAGAAAATAATGGAACAACTTCTATTTGTTATTGTAGATAATAATCTTCCGAGGGAACAGCGGAATCCTAAACAGAGTATCCAACAAATCTCAAAAACGATGCAGAAAATCGTAGCGGAATGGGATGAGATACCAATTTACCTTCCTTTACACGTTCGCAAAACACCACCAGGTATGTTTTTATTTAATAGCACATCTGGTATGTGTTTTCCACTTACATTAGAACCCCATGTTGACGGAGCCTTACCTCCACATGCATTTGTTGCAACAGCAAGTCATGAACTCGCACATATTGCTGGTTTCTGTGGAGAAGCAGATGCTAGTTTTGTGGGATATGTAAGTGCCCTACAGAGTGATGACCCTTTTGCTCAATATTCTGTAGCATTAGACATTTACGAACGGCTCGCATCATTTCTACCAGGAGAAGAACGAAAAAAGGCTATTGAACAACTACCGTCTGAAGCACAACAGGACTTAAAGGAAGAACGAGAAATTGTGAATAAATATCGTGTGAAATGGTTTTCTGAAATATCATGGAAGGCTTATGATAAATATCTCAAGTCGCAAGGCGTTAAAGAAGGTGTTCGTGATTACGGAAGGGCTACTAATTTATTCATTGCAGGTATTCGCAAGGGCTTAATCTCACTACCCGAAATACAGCAATACCAACCAGATAATACTCCAAGTTCGGAGGAAGCAATGCCAGTGGAAGAACAAAATCCAGAAGAAGAGGGCAACTCGGATATATAA
- the purN gene encoding phosphoribosylglycinamide formyltransferase, translating to MPVNLAVLLSGSGTTLQNLIDRIREGTLDAKINVVISSKSTAYGLQRAKQNQIPTVVIRPKDFPDFQTFNQELWNTIRRYSVDLVVLAGYLSLISVPDDFRNRIMNIHPALIPAFCGKGMYGHYVHEAVLKAGVKVTGCTVHFVDEHYDHGPIILQEAVPVLDDDTPETLAERVQAKERKLYPLAIQLFAENRLRVEGNKVHILPK from the coding sequence ATGCCTGTAAACCTCGCTGTTTTATTGTCGGGAAGTGGAACAACATTGCAAAATTTGATTGACCGTATTAGAGAAGGCACTTTAGATGCAAAAATTAATGTTGTTATTTCATCCAAATCTACAGCATACGGATTGCAAAGAGCAAAACAGAACCAAATTCCTACAGTTGTTATTCGACCAAAAGATTTTCCTGATTTTCAAACTTTTAATCAAGAATTATGGAACACTATCCGCAGGTATTCAGTAGACCTTGTTGTTTTAGCAGGCTATCTTTCACTTATTTCTGTGCCTGATGATTTTAGAAATCGCATAATGAATATTCACCCTGCGTTAATCCCTGCTTTTTGTGGGAAGGGTATGTATGGTCATTATGTCCACGAAGCAGTATTAAAAGCAGGGGTAAAAGTTACTGGATGCACTGTCCATTTTGTTGATGAGCATTATGACCATGGTCCAATTATCCTTCAAGAAGCGGTGCCTGTTCTTGATGATGATACTCCAGAAACACTGGCTGAACGAGTTCAGGCTAAAGAGCGGAAACTCTATCCCCTTGCTATTCAGTTGTTTGCAGAAAATCGACTTAGAGTAGAAGGAAATAAAGTTCACATATTACCTAAATAG